A window from Acinonyx jubatus isolate Ajub_Pintada_27869175 chromosome E1, VMU_Ajub_asm_v1.0, whole genome shotgun sequence encodes these proteins:
- the ARL16 gene encoding ADP-ribosylation factor-like protein 16 isoform X1, with translation MPGGVRGRDVSSPGSLGCRENAVGEKAAEAELRGWEGRPGRCSPDAPHGRHPSSRGATRRGYPSRFAKCFGAVLSGCWSPAGPCVKPNPQEVGTNLTDIVVQRKITIRELGGCMGPIWSSYFGNCHSLLFMMDAANPTQLSASCVQLLGLLSAEQLAEASVLILFNKIDLPCYMTVDEMKSLIRLPDIIACAKQNITTAEISAQKGTGLSEVLRWLQDTHRTDRRLPGGEP, from the exons ATGCCGGGTGGAGTCCGGGGACGCGATGTGTCTTCTCCTGGGAGCCTCGGGTGTCGGGAAAACGCTGTTGGTGAAAAGGCTGCAGA AGCTGAGCTCCGGGGATGGGAAGGGCGACCTGGGCGATGCTCCCCCGACGCGCCCCACGGTAGGCACCCGTCCTCTCGCGGGGCTACGAGAAGGGGGTACCCTTCGCGGTTTGCAAAGTGCTTTGGGGCTGTTCTAAGCGGATGCTGGAGTCCGGCCGGTCCCTGTGTTAAACCCAACCCTCAGGAG GTGGGCACCAACCTTACTGACATCGTCGTCCAGAGAAAGATTACCATCCGGGAGCTGGGGGGGTGTATGGGCCCCATCTGGTCCAGCTACTTTGGAAATTGCCACTCTCTCCTG tTCATGATGGACGCCGCTAACCCCACTCAGCTGTCCGCGTCCTGTGTGCAACTCCTGGGCCTCCTTTCCGCAGAACAACTCGCAGAAGCATCCGTCTTGATTCTCTTCAATAAGAT CGATCTGCCCTGTTACATGACCGTAGACGAGATGAAGTCATTGATCAGGCTCCCAGACATCATTGCCTGTGCCAAGCAGAACATCACCACGGCCGAAATCAGCGCCCAGAAGGGCACTGGCTTATCGGAGGTGCTGCGCTGGCTCCAGGACACCCACAGAACTGACAGGCGACTGCCAGGGGGAGAACCATGA
- the ARL16 gene encoding ADP-ribosylation factor-like protein 16 isoform X2: protein MCLLLGASGVGKTLLVKRLQKLSSGDGKGDLGDAPPTRPTVGTNLTDIVVQRKITIRELGGCMGPIWSSYFGNCHSLLFMMDAANPTQLSASCVQLLGLLSAEQLAEASVLILFNKIDLPCYMTVDEMKSLIRLPDIIACAKQNITTAEISAQKGTGLSEVLRWLQDTHRTDRRLPGGEP from the exons ATGTGTCTTCTCCTGGGAGCCTCGGGTGTCGGGAAAACGCTGTTGGTGAAAAGGCTGCAGA AGCTGAGCTCCGGGGATGGGAAGGGCGACCTGGGCGATGCTCCCCCGACGCGCCCCACG GTGGGCACCAACCTTACTGACATCGTCGTCCAGAGAAAGATTACCATCCGGGAGCTGGGGGGGTGTATGGGCCCCATCTGGTCCAGCTACTTTGGAAATTGCCACTCTCTCCTG tTCATGATGGACGCCGCTAACCCCACTCAGCTGTCCGCGTCCTGTGTGCAACTCCTGGGCCTCCTTTCCGCAGAACAACTCGCAGAAGCATCCGTCTTGATTCTCTTCAATAAGAT CGATCTGCCCTGTTACATGACCGTAGACGAGATGAAGTCATTGATCAGGCTCCCAGACATCATTGCCTGTGCCAAGCAGAACATCACCACGGCCGAAATCAGCGCCCAGAAGGGCACTGGCTTATCGGAGGTGCTGCGCTGGCTCCAGGACACCCACAGAACTGACAGGCGACTGCCAGGGGGAGAACCATGA
- the ARL16 gene encoding ADP-ribosylation factor-like protein 16 isoform X3, with product MGPIWSSYFGNCHSLLFMMDAANPTQLSASCVQLLGLLSAEQLAEASVLILFNKIDLPCYMTVDEMKSLIRLPDIIACAKQNITTAEISAQKGTGLSEVLRWLQDTHRTDRRLPGGEP from the exons ATGGGCCCCATCTGGTCCAGCTACTTTGGAAATTGCCACTCTCTCCTG tTCATGATGGACGCCGCTAACCCCACTCAGCTGTCCGCGTCCTGTGTGCAACTCCTGGGCCTCCTTTCCGCAGAACAACTCGCAGAAGCATCCGTCTTGATTCTCTTCAATAAGAT CGATCTGCCCTGTTACATGACCGTAGACGAGATGAAGTCATTGATCAGGCTCCCAGACATCATTGCCTGTGCCAAGCAGAACATCACCACGGCCGAAATCAGCGCCCAGAAGGGCACTGGCTTATCGGAGGTGCTGCGCTGGCTCCAGGACACCCACAGAACTGACAGGCGACTGCCAGGGGGAGAACCATGA